The window GATTAAGGAACGAATCATCTCTGCCAACGGTTGCTCGTCAACCTTAAGCAGTAGTaaatgatgagaaattttcgcgacCTAGGAACAGAAATCGTACACCAAAATTTGCATCCGTAGTCGAGGTACGAGTGGACACGTCCAATTATTGTCGAAGGGAATTCGCGAATACCCGTAACTCTATCGCTGCAGGTTGCGCACACGACTCTTCGGTAGCCCGAAAGCAAGGGAATTTCTTATATAGCATACTCGCGGTGGCTGTATAATGCGATCATTGATTTATTGATTAAATTCGAATGAATCAGATTCTGCAGGATGTCGTGTCCGGTTGCCCGCGCCTTGTTTCGCACGACTAACCATCTCCGCGCGTCTCGGTTCACCCATAAGGAGGCGATTATGAACACGGAGGCCATTGTGCCTCGTAAATGGTCATCTGGGAAAGCCGAATTGTTTGCATACGGAGGCTACACATACCGAACCGTACACAGTGTACCTATACATGCGTCAAAATGACCGCGATCAAATGACTATCGCATATTTATAAGCGTCGATTAATTCTTGTGCTCAGCTCGGATATATGCTTTGACTTCAGGCCTTTAATATTAAACAGTTTCATCGGGGGTTATTGATTGCAAGCAATGCACCTGATTTGATTTTCACTGATTCAAACTGTATAGAAAGTTGCAGTTTAAAAGTCGTATATATTCTAATATTCTGTAATATCTTTACGTAggatttaaaatttgacaGAATTAACCAAGtccgtaataaaattaatatatatggTTTTAGTCTGCCTTTCTAATTACACGCAATAAGAAGTATCGTATATACGAATGGAGACCGTAACAAATTCCTTCGATGCTGTAAATGTCAAACATATAAATTCTAAAGcgtgaagaatttttgatagaagaaaaaaataaagaaataacaaatcgtTATCGATTGGTAATAACAGACCAACGACAAGCGAGGCTTGTCCGATCGAAAGAATTAATACTTTCCTGCTTCTTGCGCTTGTTATTATTCTTGCGCCAGTGTCGGCCAAGGTGCGTACAAGGCATGgtagtaggtataataaattaatcgaaaaaaaggaaaataaggCCTGCAAGAATAGAAGGAAATCTAAGTATAAAGTCTTGGACAGCCGCTGTCTTTGCGTCTATCGTAAATCTGAAATTTGAACCTGTTGTGTATCGATGTAAGTATCGGCATACACGCCTGCATTCACGGCGAATCGGTTTTAGAGAGCCTCTAATTGCGTTGGCGTTGTAGCGCCGTTCCACTCGTTTAACCTGCGTATGGAtatgtatcatatatatatatatatatataatataggtataaaatgCGCGTATCGACCCGTGTCCATGTTCGCCACGCGTGTATAACGTGAACCCGGCACACCTATAATACTTTGGGCGAGATGCACCTGCAGCGTTGCGCGTGAATGAACTTTTAACGAACTTGCAGGAGGATCTGGTAGCCAGGCTGACGGTCGAGAAAGCCGAACAACTGTTCGCGTTGTCCTCTCAGCTGCTGTTGTTCGAGTCGAAATTATCGAGGAAGCAGAAGGAGATCGAAGCTAGTCTTGCCCAGAGGGAGGCCATCATTTTGAGACAGCAACAAGTCATCACGGAACTGCAGAGCAGACTCGCAGACAAAAGTACCGGCACCAGGGATTCCCCGCCTTGCGATGCCCTCGACAGACTTGACAGCCTCGGTGACAGCGACAGCGCCGTTGTTCTCGAGGAAACTGCCGATGATCCTGCTCCCCCGAGGTCAGATTCATTTACGCATCTGTAAATCTTTTTTGCATACCTGCGGagatgatttcattttttcactctgtctcttcgtttcgtttttactAATTTGTCGAACAATCGAAAGCCCGTCGCGTCGTTGTATACTATTAATGCGTAGGTAGAAGAAAGTCGGGGAAACGTGACCATCGTTAACATCACGTTTTATGATTAGGCACTAGTCGTTAGGTACACAATACGATACGTGTAAACAGTCCAATGGATTACAATATGAACCTCTAAATCATCCTTTGCTTCGTTGGTATACTACATGTGCGGAAGGTAGAATTTAGATTTCGTTATTTCTGATTTCATTTCGTCTTTATAccgagaagaataaaaatcaggCACTTTACTTCCAACTACACAGGATGCTAAATAAAATGgcttctgtaaaaaaaaaattcataaattggAAAGAAATGTGAGATAATTTGCTGATTTATGTATGTTATGTGTAATGATACAAATTAGCGATGAAGAAAACCAAGAAATAAATTGACTGCAGTAGTGGCCGAAGCTCGTGGAATTGAAAGAATTTGTTTTCGTGATCGAATAAACAGAGAAAGAAGCTCCTTGGGCTGTTACCACcgctttttctttccttcagGTTTCGATCAAACATCACGGACGTCACGGTGATCAGGTCGGTCTCCGACGCGGTGGAACCATCGAATAAGTACGCCTCTTTACGTCGTTGTAACGGCTACCTACGCAGACCGGAAATCCTTGAAACGGTCTACTCCGTGGAGGAGGACGGGGATAGTGAGAATAATCAGGATCCGTCCGAGTCGACGGAAAACTCCGAGTACGAGGATCGGAGGTCAAAGAGCCTTGGAGGCGGCAAAGGACGTCTGCAGGACCTGTACGGCAGTTTCGAGAGGCTGGCTCAGGAGGCCGATTCGCCACCCAGTGAAAGACCCCGAGAAGAGAGTCAACAGGCTCAGGTATCGCCATCGCAAGATTAATACTTCACTTTTGATTTCATCTCAGCCGTATGCCAAACGTTTTCtcgtcattttcatttttctgtcAAGTTCAAGTTTTCAGAGATGGACGAGAAATGTTTTACAGGTATAAGAGTTACTCGGTATTTCGAAGTTTTTCCAGTGacacttcaaaaaaaaaaacacatataGACAAGGAAATTACAGGTTGCTTGTTGATTGATTCAGGCTACTGAATGGAAAAGTTGACAAAAGTTATCTAATCCGATAAAAAAGGTTGGAATTACAGTTGAAAGCGTGAACAGGAACACAAACTGAGAAGAGTATTGGAGATTAATCACTTGAGCCTCTTATGGCAAATAAAATTGCCAGCATGGCGAGTACAAGATATGAGTTCGTAAAGCTAGaatcaaacatttattttcatctttgtcTTTTTGTGGTGTGTTTTCGAGAGAGAGATGAATGTGTCAGCGTGGCAATAACATGTACAATAAAAGTGATAGAGTTATGAGGTTCTACTAAGAGGTTCGTATAGGCGATATTCCTCCACTTGTTTTGAGTACGTCTTACCCTTTTAACTGCAACGCGGTTGTTTCTGTTTGTCTTTCAGGTGACGTATAACAGGGTAATGAGCAATCACAGATCCGTGACGAAGCCGAAGGACGTTAAATACAAAAGGATAAACAAAGCGAAATCCAAAAGTCTGGAGGAACTCCGGGGGCGTTTGAGAAATTGGGTTGAAAAGGGGAATAAAATTGCTATATCGCTCGATCAATCATACGCCTGAAagtattaaattaaattaatttttaaacgagagtaaagaatattttaattcataaaaatgttgtACTACTAGATTTAAGGCAACGTTGCGAtcaatttcaacgataatgTGGCACAAAGGTAGACGGTATCGCGTTGACCACGATCTTACGAATACAGAGCTTACGCGTAGTATGCATGTGTGGCCGTTAAGATGCTGAACGATGAAGTTAAAAAGAGGACGAGGCAACATCGAGATTTCGGGACCTCGTCGCGTCTCGGGTAAATTTTCTGGCGTGGATTTACATACAAAGCCGCGATGAAAGCCCGTTTTGCTATGTTTTATAACGCGTGTCATGATGTATGTATGTCTTTCaatacaaattatatttcacctggaggaaaatttcactcgGGGTCGTAGATTTGTTATTATTAGAAGTTCAAGTAACGCACGTTAATGGAAAGCAAAGTGAAATGAGTATTATTAACCGTGTACGTAAATCTTTGTTAATAAATTTACTCGAAAAAACCCGAAAAGGCCTGAAAATCTTATCGTCATTCTTGTCCTTTTTCTGTTGACCCTTTTTTCTGGCTTCCGGACGGCAAAGTTACTACGTTTATTCGCTTTGTAAAAGATCCGGACCACCCTTTGTTATATTGTGGTAACAAAGGATCCAAAATAACCGCAAACCGCAAGATTGCTGCTCGTATCTACATATATGGCCAATTTTGCTATTTAAATATCGTCTATTTAGATCAATACACACCTgagcacattttttttcgcgtTCAATCTTCGTCGCAGCTCCATCGTAATTAATATTAACATACAGGTATTATTTATTGGTAATTTCAAAGGATCGCGAGTAATGAATAATCGTACATTACTTTTGCACGTGGGCAGTTGACTTCATTTGGAAATCGAagagcaaaaaattaatattcatcaaaaataaCAGATTCACTCTGAGTTCGtgagaataaataatatgtCTCCACATCGATTTGTCATTTGTTTTGATTGTTTTAATTTGTTTGCGTATTTCTGTATATCGTCTTATGCCATACGTTAAATCATTTGTAAATATTCGGATTTGTTAATTATTGTATCGAATCGAAAGTCGAAATTATATATTCGCGTGTTTATCAATCTGTGTGTAGCTGTTTCAGCACTTTTtctattatacaaatattatcTATTCACTTAACGGATGATCCAAATAGCATAGGCTATTTGATCTATGAATTTTACTATTTACCTGGAGgtgtttcaatttcttcctTAGAATCGTAATAATACAGTTATTACCTATTATGATAATTATGTAAAGatactataatatacaatCATAGGAATAATCGCagcaacaaaaacaacaagaacaaccaaaataacaattaaatagtaatactaataatagtgataatagtAATCCCTTTTGTCAATTATCGTAATCGCAATCGATACACAAACTTGAGAAGTTGTACAATTATTAATCAAGAATGGGCCTAATATATAACAGAATGCGAGACCCAAAATTCTATATCAGCTTTTATTCGTGTATTGAGGAGTTTGATTATATCGAAAATAGTATTTTGCAGTACGGTGGTGTGATAATATTACACGCTTGCAATATTGTTGCCTCGTCTCATAATAAGCTACCTCTTTGAAGCACCCAAAGAATCGCTGCTGAGCGTCGATAGTGCGTGCATAATGATGAGTTGATAAACTCGTGTTATGTACCGAGGTACAATGTGTGTGAACAGCGGTTGATTCAGGcatctgaaattaaaaatgttgacgcgttgtgaaattaattatttttttgtgatttcacCGTTTAACACATTTGCTTCAAGAAATACATAATATTCATTGCTATAAAGGTGTGATAAACGTATttgttcgaattttatttttttttcgaaaatatttttatcctttttaaagtatacgtacgtatatgaGCTATAATCTCGacattctaaatttttttttcaacggaaGGCAGGGCTCCACtctttgtaaataaaaatttacgacataagttaaaaaaaaagtgaacatAATATTTCTTATATAAGATTATTGAGATAGACTTAAACATGATTAAAAAGAACTTATAATGCACCAATAAATTCTTATGTTCCTCAAGGCTGAAACAGCAGCCAATATAAACGATCTCTTGCATaatatctttaaaaaaaaatatcgtataaaCGGGTGGGATAAAAGGTtgaaaaagggaaaagaagCATTTCAGTATGTTTTGGCAAAATACCTACGAGTGTATGTGAACATACACGCAATGAagcataaataatatatataatacaccaTTGCTATAGCTTTGTAATATAGATATAAACAATACACTGTACATTCGAGTCTGTATAATCTGCAGCACTGTCCCAGAAAGCAAAAAATCTGACTATATCTTTATCTTAATTTATATGAaatcgtataatatatgtatatcattgCTTTGGTAGCACATTCATAGACTGCTTTTGAttatcgttaattttatttttatcactatTATTGATATGTTTATTAGTATCTTAATTCTTAGATAATAACGGTACGGCACTGTTATTCATAAGTTTTAAGATGTTTGCCGTATACCTACTGCtattatcattgttgttattattattattgtttctaTTATTcctaatattattaatattacaagataataaattatgaacttatataaataaatgatatatTTATGATTTCGAATTTAAATACCTTCGCCCAGTTTCCCGTACCATTCTTTTCAACGTGATactcaaaattataattgtgTGTATATTcacgatgtaaaaaaaatctgaattgTACAATATACCTTTATTTCAATGTATACCTTATCTACGTAttcaaatcaatattttattgcagACTTGTTTTATTTCGATAAATTGATTGCTATTCTTCATCGAAAATAATAAAGGTAACTCATATTTTCctgtaattttatttgcgtggtgaaattgtgaaaaatgtagCGACGCGGATTTTGCACATTTTTactaaatttataataatgaaaaaagatatcgattttgtttcaagttttgaaaCATCAACAGGCGTGATTCTTTCAGtattgatgataataattagaaTAATGTAGCACTAATTGAAGATAAGAgtgtattaaatattttacgataGATTTTTGAGATCCTTTATTCATCAGGTGAACATACAAAAGACGTATGCAATGCGTATGTGTTCTAACAAcattaattaacaaaattaataatcggttttatttattagtacgttattttaattttctacttgaaaaataacaacaaaaaatcgaaaaaagaaataacagCAGAGCCTTGTTTTCAGTTGTTGCGCAAGgtttcaaataaaaagaattccATGACTGTTACACAACAGGTATGAATAGCAAGACTTTGATCTGTGATGTCAATAAAGTAAGACGATAACAACGCCACGCgaattatttatctatttaatAAACATATAACGAAATTGGTGTCGATTTAAAACCttctaaaattgtaaattattgtcATTCTGATGACAGAGGTGAAGGAATTATTTTCGTGAACAAATTATGGCGGGTAATCCAAgcaaaacattgaaattctgaaaacaCAATTCGTAAACTCTATCGGCGTAGCTAAAACAAGATattttggataaaataaataattctaaaatataaaaattaattgcgtATTCCTCGcacaaatattttgatatgTCTTTGTTTGCTTCCGTTTTTTCAGACGTTTTaactgacatttttttccttcgatcACAATACATACGAAAAATACGTACAGAAATATAATAGATTTATCATACAAAACCATAAAATTGTATAACTGAACGGAAACAACAAAGAACCGTAAATTAagatatttataaaatcgagaaaaaaaaaattcttaacgCTTTAATCATAATGTTAAACATTAATATAAATGTACgcatttaaaataattttatgtcaATGTTGACGTTGGCGCTGGATCGGTCTGATTATCCTTGGACAAAATTCGGGTCTATAATTTATACAAAGTTTGAGGCAGCTATTGGTGAAATGTGGAAAGatcgtatatataatatatatgccCAAATTACACATGAAAGTATACGATAGAGTTACAGAGGTATTACTTGCACAATTGGATGCAATTGGTATATGTATAGCATACTCATATGTATTTAAAACATGTTATGTTGGACACAActtaattcaaaataattgcaattaattttctcagaattatatttatgtagAGTCAACGACGTTAGTCGAATAATTTCAGTActctgaaaattgttttactttctttcctttcctccAAATTATTTTAACTTTGCCTCAGCTAACGAAGCACATGTCTATCACTAACGATGAAACACAGCTAACAATATAATGGGTTGTGATAAGTTATAAATGTTTGCGTGATATTGTGAT is drawn from Neodiprion fabricii isolate iyNeoFabr1 chromosome 3, iyNeoFabr1.1, whole genome shotgun sequence and contains these coding sequences:
- the LOC124178727 gene encoding uncharacterized protein LOC124178727 isoform X5, with the translated sequence MYASFDETSMDSGPPLETLTEGFVSSSKREVVCKVSTAAEVTSLDEAKSVIKALLARQRAQAHQMLDWRRALKLQEDLVARLTVEKAEQLFALSSQLLLFESKLSRKQKEIEASLAQREAIILRQQQVITELQSRLADKSTGTRDSPPCDALDRLDSLGDSDSAVVLEETADDPAPPRFRSNITDVTVIRSVSDAVEPSNKYASLRRCNGYLRRPEILETVYSVEEDGDSENNQDPSESTENSEYEDRRSKSLGGGKGRLQDLYGSFERLAQEADSPPSERPREESQQAQVTYNRVMSNHRSVTKPKDVKYKRINKAKSKSLEELRGRLRNWVEKGNKIAISLDQSYA
- the LOC124178727 gene encoding uncharacterized protein LOC124178727 isoform X1; this translates as MKTHSPASSPKFADYEFYVQSCRLSPGNETPFDETSMDSGPPLETLTEGFVSSSKREVVCKVSTAAEVTSLDEAKSVIKALLARQRAQAHQMLDWRRALKLQEDLVARLTVEKAEQLFALSSQLLLFESKLSRKQKEIEASLAQREAIILRQQQVITELQSRLADKSTGTRDSPPCDALDRLDSLGDSDSAVVLEETADDPAPPRFRSNITDVTVIRSVSDAVEPSNKYASLRRCNGYLRRPEILETVYSVEEDGDSENNQDPSESTENSEYEDRRSKSLGGGKGRLQDLYGSFERLAQEADSPPSERPREESQQAQVTYNRVMSNHRSVTKPKDVKYKRINKAKSKSLEELRGRLRNWVEKGNKIAISLDQSYA
- the LOC124178727 gene encoding uncharacterized protein LOC124178727 isoform X4, whose product is MFDRFDETSMDSGPPLETLTEGFVSSSKREVVCKVSTAAEVTSLDEAKSVIKALLARQRAQAHQMLDWRRALKLQEDLVARLTVEKAEQLFALSSQLLLFESKLSRKQKEIEASLAQREAIILRQQQVITELQSRLADKSTGTRDSPPCDALDRLDSLGDSDSAVVLEETADDPAPPRFRSNITDVTVIRSVSDAVEPSNKYASLRRCNGYLRRPEILETVYSVEEDGDSENNQDPSESTENSEYEDRRSKSLGGGKGRLQDLYGSFERLAQEADSPPSERPREESQQAQVTYNRVMSNHRSVTKPKDVKYKRINKAKSKSLEELRGRLRNWVEKGNKIAISLDQSYA
- the LOC124178727 gene encoding uncharacterized protein LOC124178727 isoform X6, which encodes MDSGPPLETLTEGFVSSSKREVVCKVSTAAEVTSLDEAKSVIKALLARQRAQAHQMLDWRRALKLQEDLVARLTVEKAEQLFALSSQLLLFESKLSRKQKEIEASLAQREAIILRQQQVITELQSRLADKSTGTRDSPPCDALDRLDSLGDSDSAVVLEETADDPAPPRFRSNITDVTVIRSVSDAVEPSNKYASLRRCNGYLRRPEILETVYSVEEDGDSENNQDPSESTENSEYEDRRSKSLGGGKGRLQDLYGSFERLAQEADSPPSERPREESQQAQVTYNRVMSNHRSVTKPKDVKYKRINKAKSKSLEELRGRLRNWVEKGNKIAISLDQSYA
- the LOC124178727 gene encoding uncharacterized protein LOC124178727 isoform X2; translated protein: MKTTHRALSFDETSMDSGPPLETLTEGFVSSSKREVVCKVSTAAEVTSLDEAKSVIKALLARQRAQAHQMLDWRRALKLQEDLVARLTVEKAEQLFALSSQLLLFESKLSRKQKEIEASLAQREAIILRQQQVITELQSRLADKSTGTRDSPPCDALDRLDSLGDSDSAVVLEETADDPAPPRFRSNITDVTVIRSVSDAVEPSNKYASLRRCNGYLRRPEILETVYSVEEDGDSENNQDPSESTENSEYEDRRSKSLGGGKGRLQDLYGSFERLAQEADSPPSERPREESQQAQVTYNRVMSNHRSVTKPKDVKYKRINKAKSKSLEELRGRLRNWVEKGNKIAISLDQSYA
- the LOC124178727 gene encoding uncharacterized protein LOC124178727 isoform X3, with protein sequence MGVRLVYCFDETSMDSGPPLETLTEGFVSSSKREVVCKVSTAAEVTSLDEAKSVIKALLARQRAQAHQMLDWRRALKLQEDLVARLTVEKAEQLFALSSQLLLFESKLSRKQKEIEASLAQREAIILRQQQVITELQSRLADKSTGTRDSPPCDALDRLDSLGDSDSAVVLEETADDPAPPRFRSNITDVTVIRSVSDAVEPSNKYASLRRCNGYLRRPEILETVYSVEEDGDSENNQDPSESTENSEYEDRRSKSLGGGKGRLQDLYGSFERLAQEADSPPSERPREESQQAQVTYNRVMSNHRSVTKPKDVKYKRINKAKSKSLEELRGRLRNWVEKGNKIAISLDQSYA